The Temnothorax longispinosus isolate EJ_2023e chromosome 4, Tlon_JGU_v1, whole genome shotgun sequence genome has a window encoding:
- the LOC139811716 gene encoding odorant receptor 4-like isoform X2, with translation MNVNEGRTYLEKVAENFNYAFALSRQCLRILGVWPDPFTPISDFHRPSIRFIIVTCILCLYVIVPQLTNMILAWGNVARMVEYVASANFSLMALCKLVGTWYHGETLRTLMTSVMTDWMTSKNDRERNTMLNIARRGRTLSLRCYVASSCTVTFGLSLNLLKFYRNMHQPQRTLVYRFTYPYNIQKSPNYEITFFTQLFGGMYSALINCTVDSFVSLLVLHISAQLINLRTALNDLVDKLAKGFISSSKFKEGLAAITIRHEHLIRNAKTVDDCYSAVLFIHMFAATFQLCFESFQVFMIISNHLDVSLVKVGFLSFYVVLVLTHLYIYCYSAEKLLTESTNMAYGVYECKWYDISSKDAKNLMFMLYRSTVPLRLTAGKFGAFSLEMFGTTVKTSMGYLSALLTMMD, from the exons ATGAACGTCAACGAAGGTAGAACATATCTCGAAAAAGTAGCAGAAA ATTTCAATTACGCCTTTGCGCTGAGTCGTCAATGTTTACGGATATTGGGCGTATGGCCCGATCCTTTTACGCCTATAAGTGATTTCCATCGGCCAAGCATAAGATTCATAATTGTTACGTGTATCCTGTGTCTTTACGTGATCGTGCCGCAATTGACGAATATGATTCTTGCCTGGGGTAATGTGGCTCGGATGGTGGAATACGTTGCTTCCGCGAACTTCAGCTTGATGGCACTATGCAAATTAGTCGGTACTTGGTATCACGGTGAAA CGCTTCGAACGTTGATGACATCGGTCATGACCGATTGGATGACTTCGAAGAACGATCGGGAACGAAATACAATGTTAAATATCGCGAGACGTGGCAGAACCTTATCTCTTAGATGCTACGTGGCCTCCTCGTGTACAGTCACGTTTGGCCTTTCTCTCAATCTGCTGAAGTTCTATCGAAATATGCACCAACCTCAACGGACTCTCGTGTATCGGTTTACTTATCCTTACAACATTCAAAAGAGTCCAAACTAcgaaattacttttttcacTCAACTGTTCGGCGGTATGTACTCGGCCCTCATCAACTGTACTGTCGACAGTTTCGTCTCTTTACTCGTGCTGCACATAAGCGCACAGCTAATAAATCTACGAACGGCACTCAACGATCTGGTCGACAAACTAGCTAAAGGATTTATATCCTCCTCGAAATTTAAGGAAGGTTTAGCTGCGATCACTATCCGTCATGAACATCTCATCAG GAACGCAAAGACAGTTGATGACTGCTATAGCGCTGTGTTATTTATACACATGTTTGCCGCTACTTTTCAACTGTGTTTTGAAAGCTTTCAAGTTTTCATG ataataTCAAATCATTTGGATGTATCTCTTGTCAAAGTGGGTTTTCTCTCGTTTTACGTCGTTCTTGTATTGacacatttgtatatttattgttactcTGCTGAAAAACTTTTAACGGAG agCACCAATATGGCGTATGGCGTGTATGAATGCAAGTGGTACGATATATCATCGAAAGACGCGAAGAACTTAATGTTTATGTTGTATCGATCTACGGTTCCGCTTAGATTGACCGCTGGAAAATTTGGAGCTTTTTCATTAGAAATGTTCGGAACA ACGGTGAAAACGTCAATGGGATACTTATCTGCATTGCTGACAATGATGGATTAG
- the LOC139811716 gene encoding odorant receptor 4-like isoform X5, producing the protein MNVNEDFNYAFALSRQCLRILGVWPDPFTPISDFHRPSIRFIIVTCILCLYVIVPQLTNMILAWGNVARMVEYVASANFSLMALCKLVGTWYHGETLRTLMTSVMTDWMTSKNDRERNTMLNIARRGRTLSLRCYVASSCTVTFGLSLNLLKFYRNMHQPQRTLVYRFTYPYNIQKSPNYEITFFTQLFGGMYSALINCTVDSFVSLLVLHISAQLINLRTALNDLVDKLAKGFISSSKFKEGLAAITIRHEHLIRNAKTVDDCYSAVLFIHMFAATFQLCFESFQVFMIISNHLDVSLVKVGFLSFYVVLVLTHLYIYCYSAEKLLTESTNMAYGVYECKWYDISSKDAKNLMFMLYRSTVPLRLTAGKFGAFSLEMFGTTVKTSMGYLSALLTMMD; encoded by the exons ATGAACGTCAACGAAG ATTTCAATTACGCCTTTGCGCTGAGTCGTCAATGTTTACGGATATTGGGCGTATGGCCCGATCCTTTTACGCCTATAAGTGATTTCCATCGGCCAAGCATAAGATTCATAATTGTTACGTGTATCCTGTGTCTTTACGTGATCGTGCCGCAATTGACGAATATGATTCTTGCCTGGGGTAATGTGGCTCGGATGGTGGAATACGTTGCTTCCGCGAACTTCAGCTTGATGGCACTATGCAAATTAGTCGGTACTTGGTATCACGGTGAAA CGCTTCGAACGTTGATGACATCGGTCATGACCGATTGGATGACTTCGAAGAACGATCGGGAACGAAATACAATGTTAAATATCGCGAGACGTGGCAGAACCTTATCTCTTAGATGCTACGTGGCCTCCTCGTGTACAGTCACGTTTGGCCTTTCTCTCAATCTGCTGAAGTTCTATCGAAATATGCACCAACCTCAACGGACTCTCGTGTATCGGTTTACTTATCCTTACAACATTCAAAAGAGTCCAAACTAcgaaattacttttttcacTCAACTGTTCGGCGGTATGTACTCGGCCCTCATCAACTGTACTGTCGACAGTTTCGTCTCTTTACTCGTGCTGCACATAAGCGCACAGCTAATAAATCTACGAACGGCACTCAACGATCTGGTCGACAAACTAGCTAAAGGATTTATATCCTCCTCGAAATTTAAGGAAGGTTTAGCTGCGATCACTATCCGTCATGAACATCTCATCAG GAACGCAAAGACAGTTGATGACTGCTATAGCGCTGTGTTATTTATACACATGTTTGCCGCTACTTTTCAACTGTGTTTTGAAAGCTTTCAAGTTTTCATG ataataTCAAATCATTTGGATGTATCTCTTGTCAAAGTGGGTTTTCTCTCGTTTTACGTCGTTCTTGTATTGacacatttgtatatttattgttactcTGCTGAAAAACTTTTAACGGAG agCACCAATATGGCGTATGGCGTGTATGAATGCAAGTGGTACGATATATCATCGAAAGACGCGAAGAACTTAATGTTTATGTTGTATCGATCTACGGTTCCGCTTAGATTGACCGCTGGAAAATTTGGAGCTTTTTCATTAGAAATGTTCGGAACA ACGGTGAAAACGTCAATGGGATACTTATCTGCATTGCTGACAATGATGGATTAG
- the LOC139811716 gene encoding odorant receptor 4-like isoform X6, which translates to MNVNEGRTYLEKVAENFNYAFALSRQCLRILGVWPDPFTPISDFHRPSIRFIIVTCILCLYVIVPQLTNMILAWGNVARMVEYVASANFSLMALCKLVGTWYHGETLRTLMTSVMTDWMTSKNDRERNTMLNIARRGRTLSLRCYVASSCTVTFGLSLNLLKFYRNMHQPQRTLVYRFTYPYNIQKSPNYEITFFTQLFGGMYSALINCTVDSFVSLLVLHISAQLINLRTALNDLVDKLAKGFISSSKFKEGLAAITIRHEHLIRNAKTVDDCYSAVLFIHMFAATFQLCFESFQVFMIISNHLDVSLVKVGFLSFYVVLVLTHLYIYCYSAEKLLTESTNMAYGVYECKWYDISSKDAKNLMFMLYRSTVPLRLTAGKFGAFSLEIR; encoded by the exons ATGAACGTCAACGAAGGTAGAACATATCTCGAAAAAGTAGCAGAAA ATTTCAATTACGCCTTTGCGCTGAGTCGTCAATGTTTACGGATATTGGGCGTATGGCCCGATCCTTTTACGCCTATAAGTGATTTCCATCGGCCAAGCATAAGATTCATAATTGTTACGTGTATCCTGTGTCTTTACGTGATCGTGCCGCAATTGACGAATATGATTCTTGCCTGGGGTAATGTGGCTCGGATGGTGGAATACGTTGCTTCCGCGAACTTCAGCTTGATGGCACTATGCAAATTAGTCGGTACTTGGTATCACGGTGAAA CGCTTCGAACGTTGATGACATCGGTCATGACCGATTGGATGACTTCGAAGAACGATCGGGAACGAAATACAATGTTAAATATCGCGAGACGTGGCAGAACCTTATCTCTTAGATGCTACGTGGCCTCCTCGTGTACAGTCACGTTTGGCCTTTCTCTCAATCTGCTGAAGTTCTATCGAAATATGCACCAACCTCAACGGACTCTCGTGTATCGGTTTACTTATCCTTACAACATTCAAAAGAGTCCAAACTAcgaaattacttttttcacTCAACTGTTCGGCGGTATGTACTCGGCCCTCATCAACTGTACTGTCGACAGTTTCGTCTCTTTACTCGTGCTGCACATAAGCGCACAGCTAATAAATCTACGAACGGCACTCAACGATCTGGTCGACAAACTAGCTAAAGGATTTATATCCTCCTCGAAATTTAAGGAAGGTTTAGCTGCGATCACTATCCGTCATGAACATCTCATCAG GAACGCAAAGACAGTTGATGACTGCTATAGCGCTGTGTTATTTATACACATGTTTGCCGCTACTTTTCAACTGTGTTTTGAAAGCTTTCAAGTTTTCATG ataataTCAAATCATTTGGATGTATCTCTTGTCAAAGTGGGTTTTCTCTCGTTTTACGTCGTTCTTGTATTGacacatttgtatatttattgttactcTGCTGAAAAACTTTTAACGGAG agCACCAATATGGCGTATGGCGTGTATGAATGCAAGTGGTACGATATATCATCGAAAGACGCGAAGAACTTAATGTTTATGTTGTATCGATCTACGGTTCCGCTTAGATTGACCGCTGGAAAATTTGGAGCTTTTTCATTAGAAAT ACGGTGA
- the LOC139811716 gene encoding odorant receptor 4-like isoform X4, producing MNVNEDFNYAFALSRQCLRILGVWPDPFTPISDFHRPSIRFIIVTCILCLYVIVPQLTNMILAWGNVARMVEYVASANFSLMALCKLVGTWYHGETLRTLMTSVMTDWMTSKNDRERNTMLNIARRGRTLSLRCYVASSCTVTFGLSLNLLKFYRNMHQPQRTLVYRFTYPYNIQKSPNYEITFFTQLFGGMYSALINCTVDSFVSLLVLHISAQLINLRTALNDLVDKLAKGFISSSKFKEGLAAITIRHEHLIRNAKTVDDCYSAVLFIHMFAATFQLCFESFQVFMIISNHLDVSLVKVGFLSFYVVLVLTHLYIYCYSAEKLLTESTNMAYGVYECKWYDISSKDAKNLMFMLYRSTVPLRLTAGKFGAFSLEMFGTSLDAAAMDNLQQQSYLLKL from the exons ATGAACGTCAACGAAG ATTTCAATTACGCCTTTGCGCTGAGTCGTCAATGTTTACGGATATTGGGCGTATGGCCCGATCCTTTTACGCCTATAAGTGATTTCCATCGGCCAAGCATAAGATTCATAATTGTTACGTGTATCCTGTGTCTTTACGTGATCGTGCCGCAATTGACGAATATGATTCTTGCCTGGGGTAATGTGGCTCGGATGGTGGAATACGTTGCTTCCGCGAACTTCAGCTTGATGGCACTATGCAAATTAGTCGGTACTTGGTATCACGGTGAAA CGCTTCGAACGTTGATGACATCGGTCATGACCGATTGGATGACTTCGAAGAACGATCGGGAACGAAATACAATGTTAAATATCGCGAGACGTGGCAGAACCTTATCTCTTAGATGCTACGTGGCCTCCTCGTGTACAGTCACGTTTGGCCTTTCTCTCAATCTGCTGAAGTTCTATCGAAATATGCACCAACCTCAACGGACTCTCGTGTATCGGTTTACTTATCCTTACAACATTCAAAAGAGTCCAAACTAcgaaattacttttttcacTCAACTGTTCGGCGGTATGTACTCGGCCCTCATCAACTGTACTGTCGACAGTTTCGTCTCTTTACTCGTGCTGCACATAAGCGCACAGCTAATAAATCTACGAACGGCACTCAACGATCTGGTCGACAAACTAGCTAAAGGATTTATATCCTCCTCGAAATTTAAGGAAGGTTTAGCTGCGATCACTATCCGTCATGAACATCTCATCAG GAACGCAAAGACAGTTGATGACTGCTATAGCGCTGTGTTATTTATACACATGTTTGCCGCTACTTTTCAACTGTGTTTTGAAAGCTTTCAAGTTTTCATG ataataTCAAATCATTTGGATGTATCTCTTGTCAAAGTGGGTTTTCTCTCGTTTTACGTCGTTCTTGTATTGacacatttgtatatttattgttactcTGCTGAAAAACTTTTAACGGAG agCACCAATATGGCGTATGGCGTGTATGAATGCAAGTGGTACGATATATCATCGAAAGACGCGAAGAACTTAATGTTTATGTTGTATCGATCTACGGTTCCGCTTAGATTGACCGCTGGAAAATTTGGAGCTTTTTCATTAGAAATGTTCGGAACA AGTCTGGATGCAGCCGCAATGGATAATTTACAACAACAAAGCTACTTATTGAAACTTTGA
- the LOC139811716 gene encoding odorant receptor 4-like isoform X7, which produces MNVNEGRTYLEKVAENFNYAFALSRQCLRILGVWPDPFTPISDFHRPSIRFIIVTCILCLYVIVPQLTNMILAWGNVARMVEYVASANFSLMALCKLVGTWYHGETLRTLMTSVMTDWMTSKNDRERNTMLNIARRGRTLSLRCYVASSCTVTFGLSLNLLKFYRNMHQPQRTLVYRFTYPYNIQKSPNYEITFFTQLFGGMYSALINCTVDSFVSLLVLHISAQLINLRTALNDLVDKLAKGFISSSKFKEGLAAITIRHEHLIRNAKTVDDCYSAVLFIHMFAATFQLCFESFQVFMIISNHLDVSLVKVGFLSFYVVLVLTHLYIYCYSAEKLLTESLDAAAMDNLQQQSYLLKL; this is translated from the exons ATGAACGTCAACGAAGGTAGAACATATCTCGAAAAAGTAGCAGAAA ATTTCAATTACGCCTTTGCGCTGAGTCGTCAATGTTTACGGATATTGGGCGTATGGCCCGATCCTTTTACGCCTATAAGTGATTTCCATCGGCCAAGCATAAGATTCATAATTGTTACGTGTATCCTGTGTCTTTACGTGATCGTGCCGCAATTGACGAATATGATTCTTGCCTGGGGTAATGTGGCTCGGATGGTGGAATACGTTGCTTCCGCGAACTTCAGCTTGATGGCACTATGCAAATTAGTCGGTACTTGGTATCACGGTGAAA CGCTTCGAACGTTGATGACATCGGTCATGACCGATTGGATGACTTCGAAGAACGATCGGGAACGAAATACAATGTTAAATATCGCGAGACGTGGCAGAACCTTATCTCTTAGATGCTACGTGGCCTCCTCGTGTACAGTCACGTTTGGCCTTTCTCTCAATCTGCTGAAGTTCTATCGAAATATGCACCAACCTCAACGGACTCTCGTGTATCGGTTTACTTATCCTTACAACATTCAAAAGAGTCCAAACTAcgaaattacttttttcacTCAACTGTTCGGCGGTATGTACTCGGCCCTCATCAACTGTACTGTCGACAGTTTCGTCTCTTTACTCGTGCTGCACATAAGCGCACAGCTAATAAATCTACGAACGGCACTCAACGATCTGGTCGACAAACTAGCTAAAGGATTTATATCCTCCTCGAAATTTAAGGAAGGTTTAGCTGCGATCACTATCCGTCATGAACATCTCATCAG GAACGCAAAGACAGTTGATGACTGCTATAGCGCTGTGTTATTTATACACATGTTTGCCGCTACTTTTCAACTGTGTTTTGAAAGCTTTCAAGTTTTCATG ataataTCAAATCATTTGGATGTATCTCTTGTCAAAGTGGGTTTTCTCTCGTTTTACGTCGTTCTTGTATTGacacatttgtatatttattgttactcTGCTGAAAAACTTTTAACGGAG AGTCTGGATGCAGCCGCAATGGATAATTTACAACAACAAAGCTACTTATTGAAACTTTGA
- the LOC139811716 gene encoding odorant receptor 4-like isoform X1 yields the protein MNVNEGRTYLEKVAENFNYAFALSRQCLRILGVWPDPFTPISDFHRPSIRFIIVTCILCLYVIVPQLTNMILAWGNVARMVEYVASANFSLMALCKLVGTWYHGETLRTLMTSVMTDWMTSKNDRERNTMLNIARRGRTLSLRCYVASSCTVTFGLSLNLLKFYRNMHQPQRTLVYRFTYPYNIQKSPNYEITFFTQLFGGMYSALINCTVDSFVSLLVLHISAQLINLRTALNDLVDKLAKGFISSSKFKEGLAAITIRHEHLIRNAKTVDDCYSAVLFIHMFAATFQLCFESFQVFMIISNHLDVSLVKVGFLSFYVVLVLTHLYIYCYSAEKLLTESTNMAYGVYECKWYDISSKDAKNLMFMLYRSTVPLRLTAGKFGAFSLEMFGTSLDAAAMDNLQQQSYLLKL from the exons ATGAACGTCAACGAAGGTAGAACATATCTCGAAAAAGTAGCAGAAA ATTTCAATTACGCCTTTGCGCTGAGTCGTCAATGTTTACGGATATTGGGCGTATGGCCCGATCCTTTTACGCCTATAAGTGATTTCCATCGGCCAAGCATAAGATTCATAATTGTTACGTGTATCCTGTGTCTTTACGTGATCGTGCCGCAATTGACGAATATGATTCTTGCCTGGGGTAATGTGGCTCGGATGGTGGAATACGTTGCTTCCGCGAACTTCAGCTTGATGGCACTATGCAAATTAGTCGGTACTTGGTATCACGGTGAAA CGCTTCGAACGTTGATGACATCGGTCATGACCGATTGGATGACTTCGAAGAACGATCGGGAACGAAATACAATGTTAAATATCGCGAGACGTGGCAGAACCTTATCTCTTAGATGCTACGTGGCCTCCTCGTGTACAGTCACGTTTGGCCTTTCTCTCAATCTGCTGAAGTTCTATCGAAATATGCACCAACCTCAACGGACTCTCGTGTATCGGTTTACTTATCCTTACAACATTCAAAAGAGTCCAAACTAcgaaattacttttttcacTCAACTGTTCGGCGGTATGTACTCGGCCCTCATCAACTGTACTGTCGACAGTTTCGTCTCTTTACTCGTGCTGCACATAAGCGCACAGCTAATAAATCTACGAACGGCACTCAACGATCTGGTCGACAAACTAGCTAAAGGATTTATATCCTCCTCGAAATTTAAGGAAGGTTTAGCTGCGATCACTATCCGTCATGAACATCTCATCAG GAACGCAAAGACAGTTGATGACTGCTATAGCGCTGTGTTATTTATACACATGTTTGCCGCTACTTTTCAACTGTGTTTTGAAAGCTTTCAAGTTTTCATG ataataTCAAATCATTTGGATGTATCTCTTGTCAAAGTGGGTTTTCTCTCGTTTTACGTCGTTCTTGTATTGacacatttgtatatttattgttactcTGCTGAAAAACTTTTAACGGAG agCACCAATATGGCGTATGGCGTGTATGAATGCAAGTGGTACGATATATCATCGAAAGACGCGAAGAACTTAATGTTTATGTTGTATCGATCTACGGTTCCGCTTAGATTGACCGCTGGAAAATTTGGAGCTTTTTCATTAGAAATGTTCGGAACA AGTCTGGATGCAGCCGCAATGGATAATTTACAACAACAAAGCTACTTATTGAAACTTTGA
- the LOC139811716 gene encoding odorant receptor 4-like isoform X3, which yields MNVNEGRTYLEKVAENFNYAFALSRQCLRILGVWPDPFTPISDFHRPSIRFIIVTCILCLYVIVPQLTNMILAWGNVARMVEYVASANFSLMALCKLVGTWYHGETLRTLMTSVMTDWMTSKNDRERNTMLNIARRGRTLSLRCYVASSCTVTFGLSLNLLKFYRNMHQPQRTLVYRFTYPYNIQKSPNYEITFFTQLFGGMYSALINCTVDSFVSLLVLHISAQLINLRTALNDLVDKLAKGFISSSKFKEGLAAITIRHEHLIRNAKTVDDCYSAVLFIHMFAATFQLCFESFQVFMIISNHLDVSLVKVGFLSFYVVLVLTHLYIYCYSAEKLLTESTNMAYGVYECKWYDISSKDAKNLMFMLYRSTVPLRLTAGKFGAFSLEIVWMQPQWIIYNNKATY from the exons ATGAACGTCAACGAAGGTAGAACATATCTCGAAAAAGTAGCAGAAA ATTTCAATTACGCCTTTGCGCTGAGTCGTCAATGTTTACGGATATTGGGCGTATGGCCCGATCCTTTTACGCCTATAAGTGATTTCCATCGGCCAAGCATAAGATTCATAATTGTTACGTGTATCCTGTGTCTTTACGTGATCGTGCCGCAATTGACGAATATGATTCTTGCCTGGGGTAATGTGGCTCGGATGGTGGAATACGTTGCTTCCGCGAACTTCAGCTTGATGGCACTATGCAAATTAGTCGGTACTTGGTATCACGGTGAAA CGCTTCGAACGTTGATGACATCGGTCATGACCGATTGGATGACTTCGAAGAACGATCGGGAACGAAATACAATGTTAAATATCGCGAGACGTGGCAGAACCTTATCTCTTAGATGCTACGTGGCCTCCTCGTGTACAGTCACGTTTGGCCTTTCTCTCAATCTGCTGAAGTTCTATCGAAATATGCACCAACCTCAACGGACTCTCGTGTATCGGTTTACTTATCCTTACAACATTCAAAAGAGTCCAAACTAcgaaattacttttttcacTCAACTGTTCGGCGGTATGTACTCGGCCCTCATCAACTGTACTGTCGACAGTTTCGTCTCTTTACTCGTGCTGCACATAAGCGCACAGCTAATAAATCTACGAACGGCACTCAACGATCTGGTCGACAAACTAGCTAAAGGATTTATATCCTCCTCGAAATTTAAGGAAGGTTTAGCTGCGATCACTATCCGTCATGAACATCTCATCAG GAACGCAAAGACAGTTGATGACTGCTATAGCGCTGTGTTATTTATACACATGTTTGCCGCTACTTTTCAACTGTGTTTTGAAAGCTTTCAAGTTTTCATG ataataTCAAATCATTTGGATGTATCTCTTGTCAAAGTGGGTTTTCTCTCGTTTTACGTCGTTCTTGTATTGacacatttgtatatttattgttactcTGCTGAAAAACTTTTAACGGAG agCACCAATATGGCGTATGGCGTGTATGAATGCAAGTGGTACGATATATCATCGAAAGACGCGAAGAACTTAATGTTTATGTTGTATCGATCTACGGTTCCGCTTAGATTGACCGCTGGAAAATTTGGAGCTTTTTCATTAGAAAT AGTCTGGATGCAGCCGCAATGGATAATTTACAACAACAAAGCTACTTATTGA
- the LOC139811716 gene encoding odorant receptor 4-like isoform X8 yields the protein MNVNEGRTYLEKVAENFNYAFALSRQCLRILGVWPDPFTPISDFHRPSIRFIIVTCILCLYVIVPQLTNMILAWGNVARMVEYVASANFSLMALCKLVGTWYHGETLRTLMTSVMTDWMTSKNDRERNTMLNIARRGRTLSLRCYVASSCTVTFGLSLNLLKFYRNMHQPQRTLVYRFTYPYNIQKSPNYEITFFTQLFGGMYSALINCTVDSFVSLLVLHISAQLINLRTALNDLVDKLAKGFISSSKFKEGLAAITIRHEHLIRNAKTVDDCYSAVLFIHMFAATFQLCFESFQVFMIISNHLDVSLVKVGFLSFYVVLVLTHLYIYCYSAEKLLTEVK from the exons ATGAACGTCAACGAAGGTAGAACATATCTCGAAAAAGTAGCAGAAA ATTTCAATTACGCCTTTGCGCTGAGTCGTCAATGTTTACGGATATTGGGCGTATGGCCCGATCCTTTTACGCCTATAAGTGATTTCCATCGGCCAAGCATAAGATTCATAATTGTTACGTGTATCCTGTGTCTTTACGTGATCGTGCCGCAATTGACGAATATGATTCTTGCCTGGGGTAATGTGGCTCGGATGGTGGAATACGTTGCTTCCGCGAACTTCAGCTTGATGGCACTATGCAAATTAGTCGGTACTTGGTATCACGGTGAAA CGCTTCGAACGTTGATGACATCGGTCATGACCGATTGGATGACTTCGAAGAACGATCGGGAACGAAATACAATGTTAAATATCGCGAGACGTGGCAGAACCTTATCTCTTAGATGCTACGTGGCCTCCTCGTGTACAGTCACGTTTGGCCTTTCTCTCAATCTGCTGAAGTTCTATCGAAATATGCACCAACCTCAACGGACTCTCGTGTATCGGTTTACTTATCCTTACAACATTCAAAAGAGTCCAAACTAcgaaattacttttttcacTCAACTGTTCGGCGGTATGTACTCGGCCCTCATCAACTGTACTGTCGACAGTTTCGTCTCTTTACTCGTGCTGCACATAAGCGCACAGCTAATAAATCTACGAACGGCACTCAACGATCTGGTCGACAAACTAGCTAAAGGATTTATATCCTCCTCGAAATTTAAGGAAGGTTTAGCTGCGATCACTATCCGTCATGAACATCTCATCAG GAACGCAAAGACAGTTGATGACTGCTATAGCGCTGTGTTATTTATACACATGTTTGCCGCTACTTTTCAACTGTGTTTTGAAAGCTTTCAAGTTTTCATG ataataTCAAATCATTTGGATGTATCTCTTGTCAAAGTGGGTTTTCTCTCGTTTTACGTCGTTCTTGTATTGacacatttgtatatttattgttactcTGCTGAAAAACTTTTAACGGAGGTAAAGTAA